The Peribacillus sp. FSL E2-0218 genome contains a region encoding:
- a CDS encoding HU family DNA-binding protein — MNKTELINEVVTATEISKKDATKAVDAVFDTILEALKTGDKVQLIGFGNFEVRERAARKGRNPQTGDEIEIAASKVPAFKPGKALKDAVK; from the coding sequence ATGAACAAAACAGAATTGATTAATGAAGTTGTTACAGCAACTGAAATTTCTAAGAAGGACGCTACAAAAGCTGTTGATGCTGTTTTTGATACAATCTTAGAAGCTCTAAAAACTGGTGATAAAGTCCAATTGATTGGTTTTGGTAACTTTGAAGTTCGTGAACGTGCGGCTCGTAAAGGACGCAACCCACAAACTGGTGACGAAATCGAAATTGCAGCTAGCAAAGTGCCAGCTTTCAAACCTGGTAAAGCACTGAAAGATGCAGTGAAGTAA
- a CDS encoding heptaprenyl diphosphate synthase component 1, whose product MLNITDDKSQLKRLIEKKAQHPYLLKFIQKPSLDEDKLLLLWGLFNDLDVKSEKRDQYITSTMLVQIALDTHEIVSNSVEGPELPEVLKNRQLQVLAGDYYSGLYYQVLASVGNVEMIRILSSAIKKINDNKIILYQQRSIKDVRSLVTTIKAIEASLIHKLAVYYKQPAWIDVSEDFLLLSRLHAEKGHYLKTGRSIIFDILREMPSDGSNDQEELAPQKEQQVRFRFEKCLGDARKSLERSMQKLMKTDDELRERVKVLMEQTASIANSYVKEG is encoded by the coding sequence TTGTTAAACATAACGGACGACAAAAGCCAATTAAAACGATTAATAGAAAAGAAAGCTCAACATCCATATTTATTGAAGTTTATACAAAAACCAAGCTTGGACGAAGATAAATTGCTATTGCTTTGGGGATTGTTTAACGACTTGGACGTTAAAAGCGAAAAAAGGGATCAATACATCACTTCGACCATGCTCGTGCAAATCGCCCTCGACACCCACGAAATCGTATCGAATTCGGTTGAGGGACCGGAATTGCCTGAAGTATTGAAAAACCGCCAATTACAGGTGCTTGCCGGTGACTACTACAGTGGTCTGTACTACCAGGTTCTTGCCAGTGTGGGGAATGTTGAGATGATCCGTATCCTTTCAAGCGCCATAAAAAAAATAAATGACAATAAAATCATCCTATATCAACAAAGGTCGATAAAGGATGTTCGATCACTTGTAACGACGATAAAAGCGATCGAGGCTTCGCTGATCCATAAACTCGCGGTTTATTATAAACAGCCTGCCTGGATCGATGTTTCGGAAGATTTCCTGCTTTTGAGCAGGCTTCATGCCGAGAAGGGGCATTACTTGAAGACCGGGCGATCGATCATATTCGATATCCTCCGGGAGATGCCTTCAGATGGTTCGAATGATCAGGAAGAACTCGCTCCACAAAAGGAACAGCAGGTCCGGTTCAGGTTCGAGAAATGCTTGGGGGATGCCAGGAAATCCTTGGAGCGTTCGATGCAAAAACTGATGAAAACGGATGATGAGCTAAGGGAACGAGTGAAGGTCCTCATGGAACAAACAGCAAGTATAGCAAATTCATATGTGAAAGAAGGGTGA
- the folE gene encoding GTP cyclohydrolase I FolE, with the protein MGNVDHAKIEEAVKMLLEAVGEDPTREGLLDTPGRVARMYEEIFSGLNQDPKEYFDTVFGEDHEELVLVKDIPFYSVCEHHLVPFYGKAHVAYIPKNGKVTGLSKLARAVEAVSKRPQLQERITSTVADSIMEKLEPHGVMVVVEAEHMCMTMRGVKKPGSKTVTSAVRGTFAKDHRTRAEVLAFIKD; encoded by the coding sequence ATGGGTAATGTAGATCATGCCAAGATAGAGGAAGCGGTAAAGATGCTACTTGAGGCTGTAGGGGAAGACCCGACAAGAGAAGGGCTGCTTGATACACCAGGGCGTGTGGCAAGGATGTATGAAGAGATTTTTTCTGGACTTAATCAAGATCCAAAGGAATATTTCGATACCGTTTTCGGCGAGGACCATGAAGAACTCGTACTTGTAAAGGATATTCCGTTTTACTCGGTCTGTGAGCATCATTTAGTTCCTTTTTACGGTAAAGCGCATGTAGCTTACATTCCGAAAAACGGGAAAGTGACGGGCCTAAGCAAATTGGCGCGTGCGGTCGAGGCCGTATCGAAGCGTCCCCAGCTGCAGGAGCGCATCACCTCAACAGTGGCCGACTCGATAATGGAAAAACTTGAACCCCATGGTGTGATGGTGGTGGTCGAGGCCGAACATATGTGCATGACGATGCGCGGCGTCAAAAAACCAGGTTCCAAAACAGTCACCTCCGCTGTTAGGGGAACGTTCGCGAAAGATCATCGTACTAGGGCGGAAGTGTTGGCGTTCATTAAAGATTAA
- the mtrB gene encoding trp RNA-binding attenuation protein MtrB, giving the protein MNEKKILNDFVVIKAIEDSVNVIGLTRGTDTKFHHSEKLDSGEVMIAQFTEHTSAIKIRGHAKVYTPFGEIESDSKKNSFDK; this is encoded by the coding sequence ATGAATGAGAAAAAGATCCTGAACGATTTTGTGGTAATTAAGGCCATTGAGGATAGTGTGAATGTGATCGGATTGACAAGGGGAACGGATACCAAGTTCCATCACTCGGAGAAGCTTGACTCAGGCGAGGTGATGATCGCGCAATTCACGGAGCATACCTCGGCAATCAAAATCAGGGGACATGCCAAAGTGTATACGCCATTCGGTGAGATAGAAAGTGATTCTAAAAAAAATTCTTTTGATAAATGA
- a CDS encoding demethylmenaquinone methyltransferase, whose amino-acid sequence MEQSKEQKVHHVFEKIYGNYDKMNSLISFKQHLKWRKATMAIMNVPKGAHALDVCCGTADWTIALANEVGPEGSVVGLDFSKNMLKIGEQKVKDLHLDQISLMQGNAMELPFEDNSFDYVTIGFGLRNVPDYMQVLKELNRVAKPGGMVVCLDTSQPTMLGFKQGYYFYFRFIMPVFGKLFAKSYSEYSWLQESARDFPGMKKLESMFKQAGMENVSYKAHFGGVAATHFGYKPSK is encoded by the coding sequence ATGGAGCAGTCTAAAGAGCAAAAAGTTCATCATGTCTTTGAGAAGATATACGGAAACTATGACAAGATGAATTCCCTCATCAGCTTTAAGCAGCATCTTAAATGGCGGAAGGCTACCATGGCCATCATGAATGTCCCGAAAGGCGCCCACGCCCTTGACGTATGCTGCGGCACAGCGGACTGGACCATTGCCCTTGCTAATGAAGTAGGACCAGAAGGCAGTGTTGTCGGTCTGGATTTCAGTAAGAACATGCTTAAAATCGGTGAGCAAAAGGTGAAGGATCTCCATTTGGATCAAATTTCCCTGATGCAGGGGAATGCAATGGAGCTGCCTTTTGAGGATAATAGCTTTGATTACGTCACGATCGGGTTCGGGCTGCGGAATGTTCCTGACTACATGCAAGTGCTTAAAGAGTTAAATCGTGTCGCCAAACCGGGGGGGATGGTCGTTTGCCTTGATACCTCACAGCCAACCATGCTTGGCTTCAAGCAGGGGTATTATTTTTACTTCCGCTTCATCATGCCTGTGTTCGGTAAGTTATTCGCGAAAAGCTACAGCGAGTATTCTTGGCTGCAGGAATCTGCACGCGATTTCCCAGGCATGAAAAAGCTTGAAAGCATGTTCAAGCAGGCAGGAATGGAAAACGTCAGTTACAAGGCCCATTTCGGCGGTGTTGCAGCAACACATTTCGGGTACAAACCTTCAAAATAA